A DNA window from Rhineura floridana isolate rRhiFlo1 chromosome 11, rRhiFlo1.hap2, whole genome shotgun sequence contains the following coding sequences:
- the LOC133366236 gene encoding protein kinase C and casein kinase substrate in neurons protein 3-like isoform X3 gives MSVIYSEVAADEPTTDSFWMSNHYHSTVKRLVDGYRICDQIVACFTDRAKIERSYALQMEEWTRKWRPLVDASPAYGSLLRAWQAFLGASERLSRLHMEMQRALISEDAGRIRTWQRDSYHRKLFGGFKEACELESGFQRAQKPWTKKLKKVEKTKSLYHKACRKEYVATLRESGVQAAPGSEVPPDRQRALREEHQRCSQEANKVRERYEKALQELDHCSPRYMEEMESVFEQGQVLEQKRIVFLKGAFLALHRRLDVTADPSIQAVYSDMHQAIEEINDQDDLKSWRNRHGPGMPMNWPQFEGWSPDQEQPQVKVKKAKEPEKVTLRSITPSQSSAKPAPVPVSGQRVRAVYDYTSQEADELSFKAGELLTKLEDEDEQGWCKGVTDSGRVGLYPANYVEPVQG, from the exons ATGTCTGTGATATACAGTGAGGTGGCTGCAGATGAGCCAACAACTGACAGCTTCTGGATG TCCAATCACTATCACAGCACAGTAAAGCGCCTGGTCGATGGGTATCGCATCTGTGACCAGATTGTAGCCTGTTTCACGGATCGTGCAAAGATTGAACGCAGCTATGCTTTACAGATGGAGGAGTGGACTCGCAAGTGGCGCCCCCTTGTTGATGCAA GTCCAGCATATGGCTCCTTGCTCCGGGCCTGGCAAGCATTCTTGGGGGCTTCTGAGCGGCTGAGCCGGCTACACATGGAGATGCAAAGGGCTTTGATCTCAGAGGATGCCGGGCGCATCCGGACCTGGCAACGTGACTCCTACCACCGCAAGCTGTTTGGGGGCTTCAAGGAGGCCTGTGAGCTGGAAAGTGGCTTCCAGCGGGCACAGAAACCGTGGACCAAGAAGCTCAAGAAG GTCGAGAAAACCAAATCTTTATATCACAAGGCCTGTCGCAAAGAATATGTTGCAACCCTACGGGAGAGTGGAGTCCAAGCTGCCCCGGGGTCTGAGGTGCCCCCAGACCGGCAGCGTGCCTTGCGGGAAGAACATCAGCGTTGCAGCCAAGAAGCCAACAAG GTGCGTGAGCGCTATGAGAAGGCCCTGCAGGAGCTCGATCACTGCAGCCCACGCTACATGGAGGAAATGGAGTCGGTTTTTGAGCAGGGGCAAGTGCTGGAGCAGAAGCGCATTGTCTTTCTCAAGGGGGCATTCCTTGCTCTGCATCGACGCCTTGATGTCACCGCTGACCCCAG CATCCAAGCTGTTTATAGTGATATGCACCAAGCCATCGAAGAAATAAATGACCAGGATGACCTCAAATCGTGGCGTAATCGGCATGGACCAGGGATGCCTATGAATTGGCCACAGTTCGAG GGTTGGAGCCCGGACCAGGAGCAGCCACAGGTGAAAGTCAAGAAAGCCAAAGAACCAGAGAAAGTGACATTGCGCAGCATCACCCCTTCCCAGAGCAG TGCAAAGCCAGCACCCGTGCCAGTGTCAGGACAGCGGGTCCGTGCTGTGTATGACTATACCAGCCAAGAGGCAGACGAGCTAAGCTTTAAGGCAG